The genomic interval TTTTGACATTTTTGACAGGATGTTATAGTTACAATAGACCTTCCAAAGTACCTATAAATACTACAGAATTAGAACCATCACATACCACGAAGGTGTTTGTAGATATGAATGGTGATTATTACCCTAACAATTGGAAAGAAACTATACCTGAAAATGAATTAGAGACATCGTTATACAAAGCTTATAAGGATCATGATAAAATAGCTGAACTTAATACATTTAGAAAGCGCTTTTTATCAGACTTTAAAAATAAACTTCAAGATAAAACGAACATATATATATTTATTCATGGTTTTAATACTTATGAAGAAGACGCTAGTATTGCATTTAATAACTGGAAAGAGCTTATTAATTATGATAGTGATACTGATGAAATTGTAGAGTTTTATTGGGATGGCTTGGTAGCAGATGGATTAGGGAGAGGTAAAATCTGGTTTAATGCAGTGGGATATAGTCAAATGGCGGGTCTTTTTGGCCTTAGGCCACTTCTTAATAATATGGATGGTAAAAAAGTGTTTTTATTATCCCATAGTCGTGGGGCCTCTGTTGTTTTAAGCGCTATGGGTGATCCATCTTGGAGTCGTACTTTTTATAGTAGAACAAACAGAGTGCTTGATGATAGACTTGTGAATATACCACCGCTTAAAAGTAATAACAATAATATTGCGGCCATTCTTCTAGCACCAGCAATAGGAAATATTGATTTCTTTAAGCAAGATCATAAAAATAGTTCCATTACAGAAATTTCAAATTATAGAAAACTGAACTCACAACTATCTAGTATACGCTTCACAACAAATGCTAGCGACAAAATTTTAAAAAAATGGTTTGGGCCTCTATCTTTAAAATTTAACCCAACAAGCATAGGGCATAATGGATGCGATGTTCCATTTTTAAAAAAGGTATATCCGACTATAGAATTTATTGAATACGATTTTTCAAAAGCCAAACACAGCCACGGCTTTAATTCCTATATTAGAAACCCAAAATTATTAGATGTATTAGCAGATGCAGGCATCCTAAGGGATTAAGTCAGGTATCAGTTAAAAACTACTTTTTATTTTTCTTCTTTTTTGATAAGACCTCATTGTGATGATTCAAGCTTTTTTGTGCAGCTCTTTCGGCCAGAAGTTTATCTATTAATTCTTCTTTGGTGAGGTGATGAAAAACGTTTTTAACTTTATCTGTAAGTTCTTCAGGTAATGATCGGTTAGGTTTTGTTTTAAATACCTTTTTTGCCCACAATACAGTATTATTATCTTCTAATTGTTGTTTATTCGCTTTCGCGAAAGCGGAAAAGGAAATTCCTAACTCATCTTCAAACTCTGGAATCTCTACTGCTTCTTCCTCTTGCAATATAGTGAGGGCATAACCTGTGGCCCCTGCCCTAGCCGTACGCCCTGTTCTATGTACATACATGTCATAAAACTCTGGAAGGTGATAATTTACAACATATTCAATTTCTTGAACATCAATTCCGCGAGCGGCAAGGTCTGTAGCTACGAGAATGTCAATGTGCCCTTCTCTAAATTGTCCCATCATACGATCACGTATAGCTTGAGAAAGACTTCCATGTAAAGCTCCTGATGAGAATTTATGAATGGCAAGATTTTTTGCAAGCTTATTTACCGCAGCTTTTGTCTTACAGAAGATGATCCCTCGCTGGCCTATTCTTGAGTTTAGAAAATGCATAAGCACATCTAATTTCTCAATAGGTTCTACCACCACATACTCGTGATTTATTTTTTGATGACCTAAGGTCTCACGCTCCGCACTTATCTCTAGAGGGTTTTTACTTAGGTAATTTTGTACGAGCTGTTTTATAGCCCCTGGCATGGTAGCACTAAATAGAAAAGTACGTCTATTATTAGGCATTGCAGCTACAATGGTGTCC from Dokdonia sp. Hel_I_53 carries:
- a CDS encoding DEAD/DEAH box helicase; protein product: MTHTFTALGVIDQVQEALKTLQITTPTNVQQQAIPALLTSKKDVVTLAQTGTGKTLAFAAPLLQLIDRTNPTIQAVILVPTRELGQQIQSNITSYTTHLPEVSCTALYGGVPVKDQIERLKQPAQIVIATPGRLLDLMEREAISISQANYLVLDEADEMVSSLKESLDTIVAAMPNNRRTFLFSATMPGAIKQLVQNYLSKNPLEISAERETLGHQKINHEYVVVEPIEKLDVLMHFLNSRIGQRGIIFCKTKAAVNKLAKNLAIHKFSSGALHGSLSQAIRDRMMGQFREGHIDILVATDLAARGIDVQEIEYVVNYHLPEFYDMYVHRTGRTARAGATGYALTILQEEEAVEIPEFEDELGISFSAFAKANKQQLEDNNTVLWAKKVFKTKPNRSLPEELTDKVKNVFHHLTKEELIDKLLAERAAQKSLNHHNEVLSKKKKNKK
- a CDS encoding alpha/beta hydrolase; the protein is MNCKSTIYKSLLFNFIIVLLILTFLTGCYSYNRPSKVPINTTELEPSHTTKVFVDMNGDYYPNNWKETIPENELETSLYKAYKDHDKIAELNTFRKRFLSDFKNKLQDKTNIYIFIHGFNTYEEDASIAFNNWKELINYDSDTDEIVEFYWDGLVADGLGRGKIWFNAVGYSQMAGLFGLRPLLNNMDGKKVFLLSHSRGASVVLSAMGDPSWSRTFYSRTNRVLDDRLVNIPPLKSNNNNIAAILLAPAIGNIDFFKQDHKNSSITEISNYRKLNSQLSSIRFTTNASDKILKKWFGPLSLKFNPTSIGHNGCDVPFLKKVYPTIEFIEYDFSKAKHSHGFNSYIRNPKLLDVLADAGILRD